From Arthrobacter sp. FW306-2-2C-D06B, a single genomic window includes:
- the uvrA gene encoding excinuclease ABC subunit UvrA, with protein MPKAVAEVPAVESFASVTAHQPATPVRHDLSRLVVKGAREHNLRNVDLDLPRDAMIVFTGLSGSGKSSLAFDTIFAEGQRRYVESLSAYARQFLGQVDKPDVDFIEGLSPAVSIDQKSTSKNPRSTVGTITEIYDYMRLLWARVGRPHCPVCHEPITRQTPQQIVDQLLELESGTRFQILAPVVRGRKGEFVELFKELTAKGYSRARVDGDLVQLSDPPKLGKQFKHSIEVVVDRLVVKEGISQRLTDSIETALGLAEGRVLVEFVDLDAEDPARIRAFSENLACPNEHPLAIDEIEPRSFSFNNPFGACAACSGIGTKLEVDEELVVPNPELSLNQGAIAPWSLGTATTEYWNRLLEGLALELDFSMDTPWEKLSQEVRQTVLHGKDHKVVVQYRNRFGRERKYSTGFEGAIQYVHRKHGETDSDWARDRYEEYMRQVPCPACNGARLNPASLSVLINGKSIAEVAALPMRDCADFLGSLTLTDREAQIAHQVLKEIQARLTFLLDVGLEYLNLERPSGTLSGGEAQRIRLATQIGSGLVGVLYVLDEPSIGLHQKDNRRLIETLTRLRDLGNTLIVVEHDEDTIQEADWVVDIGPGAGEHGGQVVHSGSYKELLENTNSLTGDYLSGRRKIDIPAKRRKYDKKRELKVIGARENNLNNVDAAFPLGLFTAVTGVSGSGKSTLVNEILYKVLANKLNGAKQVAGRHRSVAGLEHLDKVVHVDQSPIGRTPRSNPATYTGVFDHIRKLFAETTEAKVRGYQPGRFSFNVKGGRCEACSGDGTLKIEMNFLPDVYVPCEVCHGARYNRETLEVHYKGKTIADVLNMPIEEGAEFFAAFTPIARHLNTLVDVGLGYVRLGQPATTLSGGEAQRVKLASELQKRSNGRSVYVLDEPTTGLHFEDIRKLLMVLQGLVDKGNTVITIEHNLDVIKSADWIVDLGPNGGSGGGRIVATGTPEQVAKSTESHTATFLAEILG; from the coding sequence GTGCCTAAAGCCGTAGCTGAAGTCCCCGCCGTCGAATCCTTCGCAAGCGTTACCGCGCATCAACCTGCCACGCCGGTGAGACATGACCTGTCCCGGCTCGTGGTCAAGGGAGCGCGTGAACACAACCTGCGCAACGTCGATCTTGACCTACCCCGTGACGCCATGATCGTTTTCACGGGCTTGTCAGGATCAGGCAAGTCGTCCTTGGCCTTCGACACCATCTTCGCCGAGGGCCAGCGCCGGTACGTGGAGTCATTGTCGGCCTATGCCCGCCAGTTCCTGGGCCAAGTGGACAAACCGGACGTGGATTTCATCGAGGGCCTTTCCCCGGCGGTCTCGATCGACCAGAAGTCGACGAGCAAAAACCCGCGTTCCACCGTGGGCACCATCACCGAGATCTACGACTACATGCGCCTTCTCTGGGCACGAGTCGGCCGGCCGCATTGCCCGGTGTGCCACGAACCGATCACGCGCCAGACGCCGCAGCAGATTGTCGACCAGCTGCTGGAACTCGAATCCGGCACCCGCTTCCAGATCCTTGCTCCCGTTGTCCGCGGACGCAAAGGTGAATTCGTCGAGCTGTTCAAAGAGCTCACCGCCAAGGGATACTCACGCGCCCGGGTGGACGGAGATCTCGTCCAGCTCAGCGATCCGCCCAAGCTCGGCAAGCAATTCAAGCATTCCATTGAAGTGGTAGTGGACCGGCTGGTGGTCAAGGAAGGGATCAGCCAACGGCTGACCGACTCGATCGAAACCGCGCTCGGACTTGCGGAAGGCCGGGTGCTGGTCGAGTTCGTGGATCTCGACGCCGAGGACCCCGCACGGATCCGGGCCTTCTCCGAAAACCTTGCGTGCCCTAATGAGCACCCGCTGGCCATCGACGAAATCGAGCCCCGCTCCTTTTCGTTCAACAACCCCTTCGGCGCATGTGCCGCCTGCAGCGGCATCGGCACCAAGCTTGAAGTCGATGAAGAATTGGTGGTCCCCAACCCGGAACTGTCCTTGAACCAGGGGGCCATCGCGCCTTGGTCGCTGGGTACTGCCACCACGGAGTACTGGAACCGGCTCCTGGAGGGCCTGGCCTTGGAGCTCGACTTCTCCATGGATACCCCGTGGGAGAAGCTGTCGCAGGAAGTCCGGCAGACGGTGCTGCATGGCAAGGACCACAAAGTAGTTGTCCAGTACCGCAACAGGTTCGGCCGGGAGCGCAAGTACAGCACCGGCTTCGAAGGCGCGATCCAGTACGTCCACCGCAAGCACGGCGAGACGGATTCCGACTGGGCGCGCGACCGCTACGAAGAGTACATGCGGCAAGTTCCCTGCCCTGCCTGCAACGGTGCCCGGCTTAATCCGGCGTCGCTGTCTGTTCTGATCAACGGCAAGTCCATCGCCGAAGTGGCAGCCCTTCCGATGCGTGACTGCGCCGATTTCCTCGGCAGCCTCACTCTCACCGACCGCGAGGCCCAGATTGCCCACCAGGTTCTCAAGGAGATCCAGGCACGCCTGACGTTCCTGCTCGATGTGGGGCTCGAATACCTGAATCTCGAACGGCCGTCCGGGACTTTGTCCGGCGGTGAGGCCCAGCGCATCCGGCTTGCCACGCAGATCGGCTCCGGCTTGGTGGGCGTGCTATATGTCCTGGACGAGCCGTCCATCGGGCTGCATCAGAAGGACAACCGCCGCCTCATCGAAACGCTCACCAGGTTGCGCGATCTCGGCAACACGCTGATAGTCGTTGAACACGACGAAGACACCATCCAGGAGGCCGACTGGGTGGTGGACATCGGACCTGGCGCCGGCGAGCACGGTGGCCAAGTGGTGCACTCCGGTTCTTACAAGGAACTCCTGGAAAACACGAACTCGCTGACCGGCGATTATTTGTCCGGACGGCGCAAGATCGACATTCCGGCAAAGCGGCGCAAGTATGACAAGAAGCGCGAGCTCAAAGTCATCGGCGCACGCGAAAACAACCTGAACAACGTTGATGCCGCCTTCCCGCTGGGCCTCTTCACGGCCGTCACTGGCGTCAGTGGTTCAGGGAAGTCCACCCTGGTGAACGAGATCCTCTACAAGGTTCTCGCCAACAAGCTCAACGGTGCAAAGCAAGTCGCCGGCCGGCATCGTTCCGTGGCAGGCCTTGAGCACCTCGACAAGGTGGTCCACGTGGACCAGAGCCCTATCGGTCGGACCCCACGTTCCAACCCCGCCACCTACACCGGCGTCTTCGACCATATCCGGAAGCTTTTCGCGGAAACCACCGAAGCCAAGGTCCGCGGATACCAGCCTGGCCGCTTCTCCTTCAACGTCAAGGGCGGCCGCTGTGAAGCATGCTCCGGCGACGGCACGCTGAAGATCGAGATGAACTTCCTGCCGGACGTGTATGTTCCGTGCGAGGTGTGCCATGGCGCCCGGTACAACCGGGAAACCCTCGAGGTCCATTACAAGGGCAAGACCATCGCGGACGTCCTCAACATGCCCATCGAGGAGGGTGCCGAGTTCTTTGCCGCTTTCACCCCCATCGCCCGGCATTTGAACACCCTCGTCGACGTCGGTCTCGGCTATGTGCGGCTCGGTCAGCCCGCCACTACGCTTTCCGGTGGCGAGGCGCAACGCGTGAAGCTGGCCTCGGAACTGCAGAAGCGTTCGAACGGCCGGAGCGTCTATGTTTTGGACGAACCCACTACAGGCCTCCACTTCGAGGACATCCGCAAGCTGCTCATGGTGCTGCAGGGGCTGGTGGACAAGGGCAATACGGTCATCACCATCGAACACAACCTTGACGTCATCAAGTCCGCCGACTGGATCGTGGACCTTGGTCCCAATGGCGGTTCAGGCGGCGGGCGCATCGTGGCAACGGGCACGCCGGAACAGGTTGCCAAGTCCACGGAAAGCCATACCGCTACCTTCCTCGCGGAGATTCTTGGCTAG
- a CDS encoding ABC transporter ATP-binding protein, translating to MTTGILCICGFVTLNVAAPKILGDATDVIVAAVFGAQFDAGRFVFLLLVAAGMYCVTSLLSWAQGRLNALAVQRLAYDLREAVEAKLHRLPLAYYDGRSRGEVLSRATNDLDNVSQTLNQLLSQLLTSTLMVIGSLAMMLLLSPLLAVVSLMAVPVSALASIVVTRRSQKYFVRQWEATGDVNSLVEETATGHETIKLFNAQSSMAVRFADHNDGLYAASSKAQFASGLLVPLMAFVSNASYVGVAIVGALQFLAGRMSIGGIQAFIQFNRLFSQPLGQIGGMAQVLQSCAVSAGRVFELLDAAELTAELSEEGSSARTDAGSGFDSPSGRVAFEHISFSYRPDAPLIEDLSFHVEPGQTVAIVGHTGAGKTTLISLLMRFHELGSGRITIDGVDIAGMGRDVLRRNFGVVLQDPWIFTGTIRENIEYGLPGASEAEIVAAAEASHVDHFVRSLPNGYSTMLSNGGDPLSQGQRQLLSIARARLSGRPILILDEATSSVDTRTEVLIRQAMHRLRSNKTSFVIAHRLSTIRDADLILVMDHGRIVEHGTHHSLLELGGHYTHLHEAQYAAGGGELAAMPVKSAKHRAGQGEREAS from the coding sequence ATGACCACGGGGATCCTGTGCATCTGCGGCTTTGTCACGCTCAATGTCGCCGCCCCCAAAATACTCGGCGACGCCACCGACGTCATCGTGGCCGCCGTGTTCGGAGCGCAGTTCGACGCCGGGCGCTTCGTCTTCCTGTTGCTTGTGGCTGCAGGCATGTATTGCGTCACCTCGCTGCTCAGCTGGGCGCAGGGCCGCCTCAACGCACTCGCCGTGCAGCGGCTCGCGTACGACCTCCGCGAAGCCGTGGAAGCCAAACTGCACCGGCTTCCCCTGGCCTACTACGACGGCCGCTCCCGGGGCGAGGTCCTGAGCCGGGCCACGAACGACCTCGACAACGTGTCGCAGACGCTCAATCAGCTCCTTTCCCAGCTCCTGACCTCAACACTGATGGTCATCGGCTCCCTCGCGATGATGCTGCTGCTCTCGCCGCTTCTCGCGGTCGTGTCCCTGATGGCTGTTCCCGTGTCCGCCCTCGCGTCGATAGTCGTGACCCGACGCTCGCAGAAATACTTCGTCCGGCAGTGGGAAGCCACAGGGGACGTGAACTCCCTCGTGGAGGAGACCGCCACCGGTCATGAGACCATCAAGCTTTTCAACGCCCAGTCGTCGATGGCGGTCCGCTTCGCCGACCACAACGACGGCCTGTACGCCGCCAGTTCCAAGGCACAGTTCGCTTCAGGGTTGCTGGTACCCCTCATGGCGTTCGTGTCTAACGCCAGCTATGTGGGGGTTGCGATTGTTGGTGCGCTCCAGTTCCTCGCCGGGAGGATGAGCATCGGCGGCATTCAAGCGTTCATCCAATTCAACCGGCTCTTCAGCCAGCCGCTGGGCCAGATCGGCGGAATGGCCCAGGTCCTGCAGTCCTGCGCAGTTTCCGCCGGCAGGGTCTTCGAGCTGTTGGACGCTGCCGAATTGACAGCCGAACTGTCGGAAGAGGGCTCCAGTGCCCGCACCGACGCCGGTTCGGGCTTCGATTCCCCTTCGGGGAGGGTTGCCTTCGAACACATCTCCTTCAGCTACAGGCCGGACGCGCCCCTGATCGAGGACCTGTCCTTCCACGTGGAACCGGGACAGACGGTGGCAATCGTCGGGCACACCGGAGCGGGGAAGACCACGCTGATCAGCCTCCTTATGCGTTTCCACGAACTCGGCTCCGGAAGGATCACCATCGACGGCGTGGACATCGCCGGCATGGGACGTGATGTACTCCGCCGGAATTTCGGCGTCGTTCTCCAGGATCCGTGGATTTTCACCGGCACTATCCGGGAGAACATTGAGTATGGACTTCCGGGCGCCAGCGAGGCAGAGATCGTGGCCGCAGCCGAGGCGAGCCATGTTGACCATTTTGTCCGCTCGCTCCCCAACGGTTACTCAACGATGCTCAGCAACGGAGGCGATCCCCTCAGCCAGGGCCAGAGGCAGTTGCTCAGCATCGCGCGCGCACGGCTCTCGGGCCGCCCCATCCTGATCCTGGACGAGGCGACAAGTTCGGTGGATACCCGCACGGAAGTCCTTATCCGCCAAGCGATGCACAGGCTGCGGAGCAACAAGACGTCATTCGTCATTGCGCACCGCTTGTCCACCATCCGCGACGCTGATCTAATTCTCGTCATGGACCACGGACGGATCGTTGAACACGGCACCCATCATTCGCTATTGGAGCTTGGCGGGCACTACACCCACTTGCACGAAGCCCAGTATGCCGCCGGTGGGGGCGAACTCGCCGCGATGCCGGTGAAGTCCGCGAAGCATCGCGCCGGCCAGGGGGAGCGGGAAGCCTCATGA
- a CDS encoding GntR family transcriptional regulator, with the protein MSPLEFPGSWRPSQSSTVALYEQLRLRIIELADGGTLAVGAKLPAVRSLAEQLDVAPHTVARAYKELEAAGVVATRGRNGTVVCARDDRWGALAAVAASYSAAAKAQGASFAEAVQLLAAAYDAD; encoded by the coding sequence ATGAGTCCGCTTGAGTTTCCCGGTTCGTGGCGTCCCAGTCAGTCCAGCACGGTCGCCCTGTACGAACAGCTTCGGCTCCGCATCATCGAGTTGGCCGACGGCGGTACCTTGGCTGTCGGTGCCAAACTTCCCGCGGTGCGCAGCCTGGCCGAACAGTTGGATGTCGCCCCCCACACGGTGGCCCGGGCGTACAAGGAACTTGAAGCTGCCGGGGTAGTCGCCACCCGCGGCCGCAATGGAACCGTGGTGTGCGCCCGGGATGACCGCTGGGGCGCATTGGCAGCCGTGGCTGCGAGCTACTCGGCGGCGGCCAAAGCGCAGGGCGCCAGTTTCGCGGAGGCCGTGCAGCTTCTGGCGGCCGCCTACGACGCCGATTGA
- a CDS encoding trans-aconitate 2-methyltransferase, whose translation MKWDPAKYVEFGNHRDRPFFDLTSRILAEDPRNVVDLGCGPGNLTATLATRWPDAAVVGLDSSEEMLAKAQVLAAAQPGLSFARADIADWTPETDTDVVVSNAALQWVPGHLTMLATWLGALKPGAWFALQVPGNFGAPSHVLMRDLAASPKWSGRLSGVLRHDDAVGEPADYLRIMLDAGCDADAWETIYQQLLPGADPVLEWVRGTGLRPVLAALPEDEARDFEIEYAAALREAYPRGRHGTVFAFRRIFAVAQKQG comes from the coding sequence GTGAAGTGGGATCCAGCCAAGTACGTCGAGTTCGGCAATCACCGCGACCGGCCGTTTTTTGACCTGACCTCGAGGATCCTGGCGGAGGACCCCCGGAACGTCGTTGATCTGGGCTGCGGACCGGGGAACTTGACGGCGACCCTCGCGACGCGGTGGCCGGATGCAGCCGTCGTCGGGCTGGACTCCTCCGAGGAAATGCTGGCCAAAGCCCAGGTCCTCGCTGCCGCGCAACCGGGGCTTTCGTTCGCGCGGGCCGACATTGCCGATTGGACACCGGAAACGGACACCGACGTCGTGGTCAGCAATGCAGCTCTGCAGTGGGTGCCGGGGCACCTGACAATGCTCGCCACCTGGCTCGGAGCGCTGAAACCGGGCGCATGGTTTGCGCTCCAAGTCCCCGGAAACTTCGGCGCGCCTTCCCACGTGCTCATGCGCGACCTGGCCGCCTCGCCGAAGTGGTCCGGAAGGCTGTCCGGTGTGCTGCGCCATGACGACGCGGTGGGGGAACCGGCCGACTACCTGCGGATCATGCTCGACGCCGGATGCGACGCCGACGCCTGGGAAACCATTTACCAGCAACTTCTGCCGGGAGCCGATCCTGTCCTGGAGTGGGTGCGCGGGACCGGCCTGCGTCCAGTGTTAGCGGCCCTTCCCGAAGACGAAGCACGCGACTTCGAAATCGAATACGCGGCCGCGCTCCGCGAGGCATATCCACGGGGCAGGCACGGGACCGTGTTTGCCTTCCGCAGGATTTTTGCGGTGGCACAAAAGCAAGGCTGA
- a CDS encoding ABC transporter ATP-binding protein, which translates to MLASLLLQRLAPYKAHVLAIVLLQLVQTGATLLLPTFNAKIVDDGLVAGNSEVILRLGAWMLVLTVIQVLAAVLAGYLGAIVAMKIGRGLRQELFDKIHSLPDQDVAAFGPASLVVRTTNDVLQLQNITVLVFSMLVAAPVMGIGGVILAVEQDVALSWIVFAIVPVLLVIMLLIVRKLVPLYREGQGLVDRINGVLREQILGTAVIRAFVRQPFEMKRFEAANDALTKNNLRSARIVAAMLPLVMTVVNLSSAGVVWLGGHRIIAGDMQLGALTAFIAYIMQILLAIMMAMYVLSTAPRAAVSAERVTEVLTTESEKVLPGTTAGGAVARPSAEGLRFDNVVFAYPGAETPVVEGITFHAAPGTTTAVIGSTGSGKSTIVSLVPRLLEASSGTISLNGRDISAVPLGALRDQLGVVPQETWLFRGTIAENLRISLPSATDSQLWHALETAQAADFVNELPQGLETTLSQGGSGLSGGQRQRLCIARAILRPASVYLFDDSFSALDTVTEAKLRAALEPELRGATVIIVAQRVNTVVSADQILLIDEGRLVARGTHNELLESSETYREIVASQMETEEAA; encoded by the coding sequence GTGCTGGCATCCTTGCTGTTGCAGCGCCTCGCTCCCTATAAGGCCCACGTGCTGGCCATCGTTCTCCTGCAGCTCGTCCAGACCGGCGCCACACTCCTCCTGCCCACCTTCAATGCCAAGATCGTCGACGACGGCCTAGTCGCCGGTAACAGCGAGGTGATTCTGCGCCTGGGCGCCTGGATGCTGGTTCTCACGGTGATCCAGGTGCTTGCCGCCGTGCTCGCAGGCTACCTTGGAGCGATTGTCGCCATGAAGATCGGCCGCGGGCTGCGGCAAGAACTCTTCGACAAGATCCACTCCCTGCCCGACCAGGACGTGGCAGCCTTCGGGCCGGCCAGCCTCGTGGTCAGGACCACCAATGATGTCCTGCAACTGCAGAACATCACGGTGCTCGTTTTCAGCATGCTTGTGGCAGCGCCGGTCATGGGCATCGGCGGCGTGATCCTGGCAGTCGAACAGGACGTGGCCTTGTCCTGGATCGTTTTCGCCATCGTTCCCGTGCTGCTGGTCATCATGCTGCTGATTGTCCGCAAGCTCGTCCCGCTGTACCGCGAAGGCCAAGGCCTGGTGGACCGGATCAACGGCGTGCTCCGCGAACAGATCCTGGGGACCGCGGTCATCCGGGCCTTTGTCCGCCAGCCGTTTGAGATGAAGCGGTTCGAAGCCGCCAACGACGCCCTGACAAAGAACAACCTCCGTTCCGCCAGGATCGTCGCGGCCATGCTTCCGCTTGTCATGACCGTGGTCAACCTCTCTTCCGCAGGCGTGGTCTGGCTCGGTGGCCACCGCATCATTGCCGGGGACATGCAGCTCGGTGCGCTCACTGCGTTCATCGCCTACATCATGCAGATCCTCCTCGCGATCATGATGGCGATGTACGTGCTAAGCACGGCACCGCGGGCGGCTGTCAGTGCTGAACGGGTCACCGAAGTGCTCACTACGGAATCTGAAAAGGTCCTGCCGGGGACCACTGCCGGGGGAGCGGTGGCCCGTCCTTCGGCGGAGGGCCTGCGCTTCGACAACGTCGTCTTCGCCTACCCGGGAGCCGAAACCCCCGTGGTGGAAGGCATCACTTTCCATGCTGCGCCGGGAACCACGACGGCGGTCATCGGCTCCACGGGAAGCGGCAAGTCGACCATCGTCAGCCTTGTGCCGAGACTGCTTGAGGCGAGCAGCGGAACCATCTCGCTCAATGGCCGGGATATCTCCGCCGTTCCCCTCGGTGCCTTGCGCGACCAGCTCGGCGTCGTGCCCCAGGAGACCTGGCTGTTCCGCGGAACCATCGCCGAGAACCTGCGGATTTCACTGCCGTCCGCGACGGATTCGCAATTGTGGCATGCCCTGGAGACGGCCCAGGCCGCGGATTTCGTGAACGAGTTGCCGCAAGGACTGGAAACCACGTTGTCCCAAGGCGGCTCCGGTCTCTCCGGCGGTCAACGACAGCGCTTGTGCATAGCACGCGCGATCCTGCGCCCCGCATCGGTCTACCTCTTTGACGACAGCTTCTCGGCGCTGGACACAGTGACGGAAGCGAAACTCCGTGCCGCGCTTGAACCGGAACTCCGCGGGGCAACCGTCATCATCGTGGCCCAGCGCGTCAATACCGTGGTGTCGGCGGACCAGATACTGCTCATCGACGAGGGCCGCCTGGTGGCACGAGGAACTCACAACGAACTTCTTGAGTCCTCGGAGACCTACCGGGAAATCGTAGCGTCCCAGATGGAAACGGAAGAAGCCGCGTGA